From a single Hippopotamus amphibius kiboko isolate mHipAmp2 chromosome X, mHipAmp2.hap2, whole genome shotgun sequence genomic region:
- the LOC130842563 gene encoding LOW QUALITY PROTEIN: melanoma-associated antigen B16-like (The sequence of the model RefSeq protein was modified relative to this genomic sequence to represent the inferred CDS: inserted 3 bases in 2 codons), giving the protein MAQHQESPPCSHNQCPQTQGLEVAQVSKVLEETHVFSHFLLPGNLKEAPDAGIISTPEGPQSFYASSTAITATTSSKSDEGSMIQEEEHSPGISQAVLDPKNVPIDALNKQVAMLVSFLLFKYQMKEPITKADMLKIVIKKCKDHFSEILLRASEHMEMISGLDLTEVDPTNHHYSLLITLGLTYDGMLHGEVGVPKTCILILILGVIFMKGNCATRDEVWKILNVTGIYPGMXHFILGEPRELVTKDFVKEKYLEYRQVANTDPVQFEFLWGPRAHAETTKMKVLKFLAKVRGTDPRSFPSQYADALQDEEEKAKARISGRAXSPSMATASSSAKASSFSCT; this is encoded by the exons ATGGCTCAGCATCAAGAGAGTCCACCATGCTCCCATAATCAGTGTCCTCAGACCCAGGGCCTGGAGGTTGCACAGGTCTCCAAGGTGCTGGAGGAGACCCATGTCTTCTCCCATTTTCTACTGCCTGGCAATTTGAAGGAGGCTCCTGATGCTGGTATAATCAGCACTCCTGAGGGTCCTCAGAGTTTCTACGCATCTTCCACTGCCATCACAGCCACCACATCCAGCAAATCAGATGAGGGCTCCATGATCCAAGAAGAAGAGCATAGTCCAGGCATCTCACAGGCTGTGCTAGATCCAAAGAATGTGCCCATAGATGCTCTAAATAAGCAAGTGGCTATGTTGGTCAGTTTCCTGCTGTTCAAGTATCAAATGAAAGAGCCGATAACAAAGGCAGATATGTTGAAGATTGTCATCAAGAAGTGTAAAGACCACTTCTCTGAGATCCTCCTGAGAGCCTCTGAGCACATGGAGATGATCTCTGGCCTTGATCTGACGGAAGTGGATCCCACCAATCACCACTATAGCCTCCTCATCACACTGGGCCTCACCTATGATGGGATGCTGCACGGTGAAGTGGGCGTGCCCAAGACCTGCATCCTGATACTTATCCTGGGTGTGATCTTCATGAAGGgcaactgtgccaccagagatGAAGTCTGGAAAATTCTGAATGTGACCGGGATATATCCTGGGA AACACTTCATCCTTGGGGAACCCAGGGAGCTCGTCACCAAAgattttgtgaaagaaaaatacctgGAGTACCGGCAGGTGGCCAACACTGATCCTGTGCAGTTTGAGTTCCTGTGGGGCCCCAGAGCCCACGCTGAAACCACCAAGATGAAGGTCCTGAAGTTTCTGGCCAAGGTCCGTGGGACTGACCCACGTTCTTTCCCATCTCAGTATGCAGATGCTCTGCAAGATGAAGAAGAGAAAGCCAAAGCCAGAATTTCAGGCAGGGC GTCTCCTTCTATGGCCACTGCAAGTTCTAGTGCCAAGGCTAGCAGCTTCTCCTGCACCTAG